In Maridesulfovibrio sp., the genomic stretch AGTGAAAGTAGCTGTTACACTTGCTGATTCAATTCCTGAATACAGGCAACCATAGTTGTTTTGACTGAACGGCGCAATTCAATATGTGGATTTTGAGTGCTCAGAAATTGTTCCGGGTAGATAGGAGCAAGGATGCGTCCCCGGACTTTTGCAGGACGGATGAGCATATGCCCGCGTGGCAACATGCGGAAAGATCCGCTGATGCATAATGGTACAACAGGTAGTCCGGTCTGAACGGAAAGACGGAATGGCCCGGAGTGAAACCGGTTCAGTCTGCCGTCTTTACTGCGGGTTCCTTCCGGGAAAAACATTAATGTAGCCTGTTGTTCCACAGCTGTTTGCGCCTGTTTTAAGATCGTATCCAGATCGTCTGTCTCCACATTGATGTATCCCGCAAGTTTCATGTAAAATCCGTAAAATGGAATTTTGAACGGCCAGTCACGAACCGCCATACAGATATTGCGTTGCGGTTGGAATGAAACAAGGTAGGGATCGAAAAATGATTCATGGTTGGCGACGATGATGCACGGCGAAGGCAGTTCCTGTTGCTCGGGCCATTTAATGTCAACGAATAGACTCATCAGCTTTGAACTGGTCCAGCCGTAGTACCAGATCATTTTTCGCAGGGTTTCCGGCTTTTTCCATAGTAGTATGCGGGTAAAAAACAGGTAGCAAAGCGGTGAAATGATGACCCCGGTCAGGGTCCAGAGGATTATACTGAGGTATATCCCGGCGTTGATCCAGATTAGTTTCAGGTAATGAGCCATGGGATAGGGGTAGACAGCAAAGCCGTTTGATTAAACGGCTTCGTCTTTTTTGTTCAAAATAAATTTATGCAGGTCTCCAAGGGTACGTATGGACTTGAACGCTTCGTCTTTCTTAATCTTGATGTCGAACTCCTGTTCCAGCACAATAACCATATCCA encodes the following:
- a CDS encoding lysophospholipid acyltransferase family protein, which gives rise to MAHYLKLIWINAGIYLSIILWTLTGVIISPLCYLFFTRILLWKKPETLRKMIWYYGWTSSKLMSLFVDIKWPEQQELPSPCIIVANHESFFDPYLVSFQPQRNICMAVRDWPFKIPFYGFYMKLAGYINVETDDLDTILKQAQTAVEQQATLMFFPEGTRSKDGRLNRFHSGPFRLSVQTGLPVVPLCISGSFRMLPRGHMLIRPAKVRGRILAPIYPEQFLSTQNPHIELRRSVKTTMVACIQELNQQV
- a CDS encoding acyl carrier protein, coding for MTDEEIIKRINSALAEEFELELDELVPEAAFKDDLDLDSLDAVDMVIVLEQEFDIKIKKDEAFKSIRTLGDLHKFILNKKDEAV